A stretch of the Takifugu flavidus isolate HTHZ2018 chromosome 1, ASM371156v2, whole genome shotgun sequence genome encodes the following:
- the LOC130534126 gene encoding CD209 antigen-like protein E: protein MEEIYGNIDDLKSVQPDPPAPRQGSRSSESSLSWYLLPCLGLLSLALLTGLVVVGVLLHLSTTELAATRTNLSELAAIRTNLSELAATRANLSERLLTCAGELLQVSEERALLNASLANRTEELDRLQKSCRIGWTLFNNFCYFFSCELTSWEASRQNCRRVGADLVVVDTSEEQKFLSKNVKKDTWIGLNDMETEGTWKWTDGNPLTKGYWYKNQPDNGNNDPTLGEEDCAHLYIADTTWEANWNDISCNKPLQWVCEKKLG from the exons ATGGAAGAGATTTACGGCAACATCGACGATCTCAAATCGGTGCAGCCGGACCCTCCTGCGCCCCGCCAAG GCTCCCGGAGCTCCGAGAGCAGCCTGAGCTGGTACCTTCTTCCCTGTCTGGGCCTGCTGAGTCTGGCTCTGCTGACCGGACTGGTGGTCGTCGGCGTCCTCC TTCACCTCTCGACTACCGAACTCGCCGCCACCAGAACCAACCTGTCTGAACTCGCCGCCATCAGAACCAACCTGTCTGAACTCGCCGCCACCAGAGCCAACCTGTCTGAgcgcctcctcacctgtgctggCGAACTTCTTCAGGTGTCCGAGGAGAGAGCCCTGCTGAACGCCAGCCTGGCCAACAGGACGGAGGAGCTGGACAggctgc AGAAAAGCTGCCGGATCGGCTGGACGTTGTTCAACAACTTCTGCTACTTCTTCTCCTGCGAGCTCACGTCCTGGGAGGCTTCGAGGCAGAACTGCCGACGGGTCGGAGCGGATCTGGTGGTCGTTGACACTTCTGAAGAGCAG AAATTCCTCTCCAAAAACGTCAAGAAAGACACGTGGATCGGCCTGAACGACATGGAAACGGAGGGAACCTGGAAATGGACCGACGGCAACCCGCTGACCAAAGG GTACTGGTATAAAAATCAGCCGGACAATGGGAACAACGACCCAACATTGGGCGAAGAGGACTGTGCACACTTGTACATCGCTGACACAACCTGGGAAGCAAACTGGAACGATATCTCATGTAACAAACCTCTTCAGTGGGTTTGTGAGAAGAAATTAGGTTAG
- the LOC130534141 gene encoding protein mono-ADP-ribosyltransferase PARP4-like, giving the protein MPNQISSLGCITHRVKIKRTDCKAVVSVLPGQVLGPERFQLSIHLAEVHLPRMWGQNTQRRRASGARGAESVLVLRIFQTFARFRPMLFG; this is encoded by the exons ATGCCCAACCAGATCAGCAGCCTGGGCTGCATCACTCACCGCGTGAAGATCAAG AGGACCGACTGTAAAGCAGTGGTGAGCGTCCTGCCTGGACAAGTCCTGGGTCCAGAACGGTTCCAGCTGTCCATCCATCTGGCAGAGGTCCACCTGCCCAGGATGTGGGGGCAAAACACCCAGAGAAGGAGAGCCAG tggAGCGCGTGGAGCTGAGAGCGTTCTCGTTCTGagaatttttcaaacttttgcgAGGTTTCGGCCTATGTTGTTCGGTTAA
- the LOC130534074 gene encoding protein mono-ADP-ribosyltransferase PARP4-like: MGVFKNCSVLVELKTLSIKEKRSLKSAITDNGGNICFVVNKQCSLILASDVSSLSTNRLRSIQKYQTPVVGVDYVSSCLQSGVLLPVDGYRLDASSPPVTKTPVKADAEPRRDPVTPVVGRSPAPTTWEQSGDVLGKFRVYSGDDSDLPPFPDHFQVAKYSIFEKPNSSSWCVLELQSLREEGGRTYRVARYWKDEAGAEEAAAKDTLVFLATSEEALEVYTYLREALIQTGLQQRRSGSAQAQDLGSAPLRQLLLEEKLNAGTLTQEVGAFVELLWAEATGRLGDILAVPVEKLSLNDVSRAEGLLLQAHRKLRETALKEAASLLEEAQALMPFREHRSEGLQSVSQKLDVCQLIRDVLNVSEMTLRSAAPSCLGKYRALRCSVEAVPADSSEFLDVAAQLRHSQVQIQQVLRVCRGVELQTFKADVGNVKPLLHSSKPSNFVGLLSRGLLMPRVGVEHHGIKRTDVGNLGSGIYFSDAFSTSLKYSQPSATDGSRLLLVCDVALGQCKDVSQRDPTLTEAPQGFHSVHGVRGTPAAPSEFEDDEYVVYSPDQVRLKYVVQFCMEGDRLKEFSPTISTTAEPCLPSTVQELRSEDVEVVKDPLEDVKSGLLDSSGQQIPLQAVHVKCKLMDLLCQVIVFQKYTNDRPVPIEAKYVFPLSDSAAVCGFEAFINGKHVVGQVKEKEAARREYRQAVERGHGAYLMDQDAPDVFTISVGNLPPAASVLIKVTFVSELMVKDGSVLFSLPGSVAPWQESAALNQTTQVTMEKVCVADDAAGSREFSLDASVQMPNQISSLGCITHRVKIKRTDCKAVVSVLPGQVLGPEGFQLSVRLAEVHLPRMWVEKHPEKESQACMLVFYPDFDISSGSPSSNEVVLLLDTSESMGDVLQAVQEIALRVLKALHRDLKVNIILFGTDHSEAFLTAQPLGDVYEEAKSFIKRFTPVGGSTELWRPLRALGLLPPSRGIRNLLLLSDGHIQNPELTLQLLRDGVQHSRLFACGLSPTANRHMLRALAQAGGGAFEFFDTKTKHTWTEKAARQVKRMAAPGCSSVSVKWQQFSPTAPPPVQAPQQLHALFSDCHTLVYGFVPHCTQATLCGNLSGKELQTMVSTSELQKTRGTFLHKLTARAVIQDYEDGNLDADEAQHEGKKAELREFIVGLSKEFSILSQFTSFVAIEERGSAQEEGFTDIPKLIAEEDVDFLPYISWSSPQTAAGQEEEEVEGAVYEVDSSELLMGLTIDCSIQCGGGFDFDANFLMDDFDFESETGFAGFGAIQHSPTASSAPPPPPPGAPHPPISRRLQFECASLASPLIRARRRRDFSLCLETEHPVGASLPLFSDTMLDSFIAKTVSTPPPPPPAAAPIRAPPLPPHAGALPPVDAPLPPVQGALFDFAPPPPPHPAAAPPFRGAPLPSLAGALPPAAPPFRGAPLLPVDAPLPPVPGALFNFAPPPPPPPAAAAPFRGAPLPPVADVDVILGSLRARAVSSPPPSPPPLLRSGGQPFGRRKSGSPIRMEQQQAMFYSYESMTSEDSSAAPLLKHKCPGEPLRDRRLEGSSATRYTLHAAKKRLRAQPFPRDRAIRCHHFRSGGVSEGVVDWVKIFQMQHLDGYWELTPELGTLLNFNADLFANVFLKSKGIDSLGSRARADILRLVATLLVLQMMRVEKLEEGTLLRTLFSLVESSRHRSARWKQVKRAVDWVCWADRQYPCICSRLEFGRSWESSTRQLLGFDVTHHSSPLNQLELRLSPVPLLAS, encoded by the exons aTGGGCGTGTTTAAAAACTGCTCCGTGCTGGTGGAACTGAAAACTTTGTCCAtcaaggagaagagaagtttgaaaTCAGCCATTACAGACAACGGAGGCAACATTTGCTTTGTGGTCAAtaagcag TGCTCTCTGATCCTGGCCAGCGACGTGTCCAGCCTGAGCACCAACAGGCTGCGCAGCATCCAGAAGTACCAGACGCCGGTGGTGGGGGTGGATTACGTTTCCAGCTGCCTGCAGAGCGGCGTTCTTCTCCCCGTGGACGGATACAGGCTGGACGCCTCCTCTCCCCCTGTCACCAAAA cGCCGGTCAAAGCGGACGCAGAACCGCGCCGGGACCCGGTGACGCCCGTGGTGGGGAGGAGTCCGGCACCAACCACGTGGGAACAGAGCGGAGATGTTCTGGGAAAGTTCAG AGTTTATAGCGGAGATGATTCTGACCTTCCGCCCTTTCCAGACCATTTCCAAGTGGCCAAGTACTCCATCTTTGAGAAG CccaacagcagctcctggtgcgtgctggagctgcagagcctcagggaggagggggggcggacGTACCGCGTGGCCCGGTACTGGAAGGACGAAGCGGGAGCCGAG gaggctgcagccaaaGACACGCTGGTCTTTCTGGCCACCTCAGAGGAGGCGCTGGAGGTCTACACGTACCTGAGAGAGGCCCTGATCCAGACCGGGCTGCAGCAGAGACGGAGCGGCTCTGCCCAGGCTCAGGACCTGGGCTCTGCCCCCCTCCGGCAG ctgctgctggaggagaagctgaacgCCGGGACCTTGACGCAGGAAGTGGGGGCCTTCGTCGAGCTGCTGTGGGCGGAGGCCACCGGTCGCCTCGGCGACATCCTCGCGGTGCCGGTGGAGAAGCTCAGCCTCAACGAC GTGAGCAGGGCGGAAGGGTTGCTGCTCCAGGCTCACAGGAAGCTGCGGGAGACGGCGCTCAAAGAGGCCGCGTCCCTCCTGGAGGAGGCTCAAGCCCTGATGCCCTTCAGGGAGCATCGGTCCGAGGGTCTCCAGTCGGTGTCTCAGAAGCTGGACGTCTGTCAG TTAATCAGGGACGTCCTGAACGTGAGCGAGATGACTCTGAGGAGCGCCGCTCCTTCCTGCCTGGGGAAGTACCGCGCCCTCCGCTGCAGCGTCGAGGCCGTTCCCGCGGACAGCTCGGAGTTCCTGGACGTGGCGGCTCAGCTGCGGCACAG CCAGGTCCAGATCCAGCAGGTCCTGCGCGTCTGCCGCGGCGTGGAGCTTCAGACCTTCAAGGCCGACGTGGGGAACGTCAAGCCCCTCCTCCACTCATCCAAGCCCAGCAACTTCGTGGGACTTCTGTCCCG TGGTCTCCTGATGCCTCGCGTGGGTGTGGAGCATCATGGGATAAAGAGGACCGACGTGGGCAACCTGGGCAGTGGGATCTACTTCAGCGACGCCTTTAG CACCAGTTTGAAGTACTCGCAGCCCAGCGCCACCGACGGCTCGCGGCTGCTCCTGGTGTGTGATGTGGCGCTGGGACAGTGCAAGGACGTCTCTCAGAGAGACCCGACCCTGACCGAGGCCCCGCAGGGATTCCACAGCGTGCATGGCGTTCGCGGCACCCCCGCCGCTCCCTCTGAGTTTGAG GATGATGAGTACGTGGTGTACAGTCCAGACCAGGTGAGGCTGAAGTACGTGGTCCAGTTCTGCATGGAGGGGGACCGGCTGAAGGAGTTCAgccccaccatcagcaccactgCTGAGCCCTGTCTGCCCTCTACTGTTCAAG agcTGCGCTCGGAGGACGTGGAGGTCGTCAAAGACCCTCTGGAGGACGTGAAGTCCGGGCTGTTGGACAGCTCCGGTCAGCAGATCCCTCTGCAGGCCGTCCACGTCAAGTGCAAACTGATGGATCTGCTGTGTCAG GTCATCGTTTTCCAAAAATACACCAATGACAGGCCGGTTCCCATCGAGGCCAAGTACGTGTTCCCGCTGAGTGACTCGGCGGCAGTTTGTGGATTTGAGGCTTTCATCAACGGGAAGCACGTGGTGGGGCAG gtgaaggagaaagaggCGGCTCGCAGAGAGTACAGGCAGGCCGTGGAGAGAGGCCACGGGGCCTACCTGATGGACCAGGACGCTCCT GACGTGTTCACCATCAGCGTCGGCAACCTGCCGCCCGCCGCGAGCGTCCTCATCAAGGTGACCTTTGTGTCCGAGCTGATGGTCAAGGACGGGAGCGTCCTCTTCTCTCTGCCGGGGAGCGTGGCGCCCTGGCAGGAGAGCGCGGCGCTCAACCAgaccacacag GTGACGATGGAGAAGGTGTGCGTGGCCGACGACGCGGCAGGTTCAAG AGAGTTCAGCCTGGACGCGTCGGTGCAGATGCCCAACCAGATCAGCAGCCTGGGCTGCATCACTCACCGCGTGAAGATCAAG AGGACCGACTGTAAAGCAGTGGTGAGCGTCCTGCCTGGACAGGTCCTGGGTCCAGAAGGGTTCCagctgtccgtccgtctggcTGAGGTCCACCTGCCCAGGATGTGGGTGGAGAAACACCCAGAGAAGGAGAGCCAG GCCTGCATGTTGGTTTTCTACCCAGACTTTGACATCAGCTCCGGGTCACCGTCGTCCAACGAAGTGGTCCTCCTGCTGGACACATCTGAGTCCATGGGAGACGTCCTCCAAGCGGTCCAGGAAATCGCCCTGCGGGTCCTCAAGGCCCTCCACCGCGACCTCAAAGTCAACATTATTTTATTTGGCACAG ATCATTCTGAAGCTTTTCTGACAGCGCAGCCGCTCGGTGACGTTTATGAAGAAGCCAAGAGCTTCATCAAA CGCTTCActccagtagggggcagcaccGAGCTGTGGCGGCCCCTGCGGGCCCTCGGCCTGCTGCCTCCTTCCCGGGGCATcagaaacctgctgctgctgtctgacggTCACATCCAGAACCCCGAGctgaccctgcagctgctccgggACGGCGTGCAGCACAGCCGCCTCTTCGCCTGCGGTCTCAG TCCGACAGCCAATCGCCACATGCTGAGGGCGCTGGCCCAGGCCGGGGGCGGAGCCTTCGAATTCTTCGACACAAAAACTAAACACACCTGGACCGAAAAG GCGGCGCGGCAGGTGAAGCGAATGGCAGCTCCCGGCTGCAGCTCGGTGTCGGTAAAGTGGCAGCAGTTCAGCCCCACGGCGCCCCCTCCTGTCCAAGCCCCCCAGCAGCTGCACGCTCTGTTCAGCGACTGCCACACCCTGGTCTACGGCTTCGTGCCACACTGCACTCAG GCCACCCTCTGTGGAAACCTGAGTGGTAAAGAGCTCCAGACCATGGTGTCCACCAGCGAGCTGCAGAAGACCAGGGGCACG ttCCTGCACAAGCTGACGGCCAGAGCCGTCATCCAGGACTACGAAGATGGAAACCTGGACGCGGACGAAGCCCAACACGAG GGAAAGAAAGCGGAGCTGAGGGAGTTTATCGTCGGCTTGAGCAAAGAGTTTTCCATCCTGAGTCAGTTCACCAGCTTCGTGGCCATCGAGGAAAGG GGCTCAGCCCAGGAAGAAGGCTTCACGGATATTCCAAAGCTGATTGCAGAGGAAGATGTGGATTTTCTGCCATATATCAGCTGGAGCTCTCCTCAGACTGCTGCAGgccaggaagaagaggaggtggagggagctgtATATGAAGTGGACTCATCAGAGCTCCTCATGGGCCTGACAATTGATTGTTCCATTCAGTGTGGTGGTGGCTTTGATTTTGACGCCAATTTCCTGATGGATGATTTTGACTTTGAAAGTGAAACTGGTTTTGCTGGTTTTGGAGCCATCCAACATTCTCCAACTgcatcttctgctcctccaccacctcctcctggtgcTCCCCACCCTCCTATTTCTCGCAGGTTACAATTTGAATGTGCTTCTTTGGCTTCTCCCCTTATCCGTGCTCGTCGGCGTCGAGATTTTAGTCTGTGTTTGGAAACTGAGCATCCTGTTggtgcttctcttcctcttttttctgatACCATGCTAGACAGTTTTATAGCAAAGACAgtttccactcctcctcctccccctcctgctgctgctccaatccgtgctcctcctcttcctcctcatgctggtgctcttcctcctgttgatgctcctcttcctcctgttcaaGGTGCTCTTTTTGATTTTgcaccccctccacctccccatcctgctgctgctcctccattcCGTGgtgctcctcttccttctcttgctggtgctcttcctcctgctgctcctccattcCGTggtgctcctcttcttcctgttgatgctcctcttcctcctgttcctggtgctctttttaattttgcaccccctccacctccccctcctgctgctgctgctccattccgtggtgctcctcttcctcctgttgctgatgttgatgtCATACTAGGCAGTTTGAGAGCAAGAgcagtttcctctcctcctccttctcctcctcctctgctgagatCTGGAGGTCAACCATTTGGGAGGAGGAAAAGCGGATCACCAATAAGGATGGAACAACAACAGGCCATGTTCTATTCTTATGAATCTATGACCTCTGAGGATTCTTCTGCAGCACCTCTGCTCAAGCATAAATGCCCTGGTGAGCCTTTACGAGATCGCAGACTTGAAGGTTCCTCTGCTACCCGATACACGCTCCACGCTGCCAAGAAAAGGTTGAGAGCTCAGCCGTTCCCACGTGATCGAGCCATTCGGTGCCATCATTTCAGGTCTGGGGGGGTGTCTGAGGGGGTGGTGGACTGGGTAAAGATCTTCCAGATGCAGCATTTG GATGGCTACTGGGAATTAACCCCCGAACTGGGAACACTCCTAAATTTCAACGCTGACCTTTTTGCCAACGTTTTCCTGAAGAGCAAAGGCATCGATTCCCTGG ggtcGAGGGCCCGTGCTGACATCCTGAGGCTCGTGGCGACTCTCCTGGTTCTGCAGATGATGAGGGTGGAGAAGCTGGAAGAGGGCACGCTGCTCCGGACCCTCTTCTCCCTGGTCGAGTCCTCTCGGCACAG GAGCGCGCGCTGGAAGCAGGTGAAGAGAGCGGTGGACTGGGTTTGCTGGGCTGACCGGCAGTATCCCTGCATCTGCAGCCGCCTGGAGTTTGGTCGGAGCTGGGAGTCGTCCACCCGTCAGCTGCTGGGCTTCGACGTCACCCACCATTCCTCCCCTCTCAACCAGCTGGAACTGCGTCTGAGCCCAGTCCCTTTACTGgcctcctga